One genomic region from Cellulomonas fengjieae encodes:
- a CDS encoding SGNH/GDSL hydrolase family protein has translation MSNQTPPWSRYVALGDSFTEGLWDSPDGPEAPQRGWADLLAAHLSARRSAAGEPPLQYANLAIRGRLLRPILVEQVPAALALGPDLVSLVGGGNDTLRPSADVDRMARNLEDAVVRLRRAGVDVLLATGMDAVDSPLMRATRSRVGIYNSHIWSIARRHGAYVVDVWGMRSLRDWRMWSEDRIHLTTEGHARVAQAALVGLGLAPDQEDWDDPLTPLRPTPRMRKAREDAAWVRAHVYPWATRRLRGRSSGDQRVPKRPDLSPLD, from the coding sequence GTGAGCAACCAGACCCCGCCCTGGTCCCGGTACGTTGCGCTCGGCGACTCCTTCACGGAGGGCCTGTGGGACTCTCCGGACGGCCCCGAGGCGCCGCAGCGCGGGTGGGCCGACCTCCTCGCGGCGCACCTCTCGGCGCGCCGGTCCGCCGCGGGCGAGCCGCCGCTGCAGTACGCGAACCTCGCGATCCGCGGACGGCTGCTGCGGCCGATCCTGGTCGAGCAGGTGCCCGCCGCGCTCGCGCTGGGCCCCGACCTGGTGAGCCTGGTCGGGGGCGGCAACGACACCCTGCGGCCCTCGGCCGACGTCGACCGGATGGCCCGCAACCTCGAGGACGCCGTCGTCCGGCTGCGGCGGGCCGGGGTGGACGTGCTGCTCGCGACCGGGATGGATGCGGTCGACAGCCCGCTGATGCGGGCGACGCGCAGCCGCGTCGGGATCTACAACTCGCACATCTGGTCGATTGCGCGCCGGCACGGCGCGTACGTGGTGGACGTCTGGGGCATGCGCTCGCTGCGCGACTGGCGGATGTGGAGCGAGGACCGGATCCACCTGACGACCGAGGGGCACGCCCGCGTGGCGCAGGCGGCCCTCGTCGGCCTGGGTCTGGCCCCGGACCAGGAGGACTGGGACGACCCGCTCACGCCCCTGCGGCCGACGCCGCGGATGCGCAAGGCCCGCGAGGACGCCGCGTGGGTGCGCGCCCACGTCTACCCGTGGGCGACGCGCCGGCTGCGCGGCAGGTCGTCCGGTGACCAGCGCGTCCCCAAGCGACCGGACCTCTCGCCGCTCGACTGA
- a CDS encoding uracil-DNA glycosylase, which produces MNAAALDQLVAPDWAVALAPVEPQLRAAGQFLRDEVAAGRAYLPAGDAVLRAFRRPLADVRVLIVGQDPYPTPGHPMGLSFSVQPHVRPLPRSLVNIFTELVADVGVAPPSSGDLSPWADQGVMLLNRVLTVRPGEPASHRRRGWEAVTDRAIAALVERGGPLVAVLWGRDAQALKPALGAVPTVESVHPSPLSASRGFFGSRPFSRVNELLVAQGADPVDWSLP; this is translated from the coding sequence GTGAACGCCGCAGCCCTCGACCAGCTCGTCGCGCCCGACTGGGCCGTCGCCCTCGCCCCCGTCGAGCCGCAGCTGCGCGCCGCGGGCCAGTTCCTGCGCGACGAGGTGGCCGCCGGTCGCGCGTACCTGCCGGCCGGTGACGCGGTGCTGCGAGCGTTCCGCCGACCGCTCGCCGACGTCCGGGTGCTGATCGTGGGACAGGACCCCTACCCCACGCCGGGGCACCCGATGGGGCTGTCGTTCTCCGTGCAGCCGCACGTCCGGCCGCTGCCCCGCTCCCTCGTCAACATCTTCACCGAGCTCGTGGCCGACGTGGGCGTGGCGCCGCCCAGCAGCGGGGACCTGTCGCCGTGGGCCGACCAGGGCGTGATGCTGCTGAACAGGGTGCTCACGGTCCGGCCGGGTGAGCCGGCGTCCCACCGCCGCCGCGGGTGGGAGGCGGTCACCGACCGGGCGATCGCCGCCCTCGTCGAGCGCGGCGGGCCGCTGGTCGCGGTGCTGTGGGGCCGCGACGCGCAGGCGCTGAAGCCTGCGCTGGGCGCCGTGCCGACGGTCGAGAGCGTGCACCCGAGCCCGCTGTCGGCCAGCCGCGGCTTCTTCGGCTCGCGGCCGTTCTCGCGCGTGAACGAGCTCCTGGTGGCGCAGGGGGCCGACCCCGTCGACTGGTCCCTGCCCTGA
- a CDS encoding DUF3263 domain-containing protein, producing MDAATITIGSLPQAGARSEGHAEHGLTGQGRTGHGLSERDEQVLAFERQWWKYAGAKESAIRELFDMSATRYYQVLNALIDDPAALAHDPMLIKRLRRMRSSRQRARTARRLGDS from the coding sequence ATGGACGCCGCGACGATCACCATCGGATCGCTGCCGCAGGCCGGCGCCCGGTCCGAGGGCCACGCGGAGCACGGGCTCACTGGGCAGGGGCGCACTGGGCACGGGCTCTCCGAGCGCGACGAGCAGGTCCTCGCCTTCGAGCGGCAGTGGTGGAAGTACGCGGGTGCCAAGGAGTCGGCGATCCGCGAGCTGTTCGACATGTCGGCCACCCGGTACTACCAGGTGCTCAACGCCCTCATCGACGACCCGGCGGCCCTCGCGCACGACCCCATGCTGATCAAGCGCCTGCGTCGGATGCGCTCCTCGCGGCAGCGCGCCCGCACCGCCCGCCGCCTCGGCGACTCCTGA
- a CDS encoding LytR C-terminal domain-containing protein yields MSKAEYSYPEDEFDVPSNPDVPRGVHRAPRSAWSRWWPFAVVLVVAPVLAFTLVNLAARDGNLPALPGTSNPAVEPSPEAPTEGETAAETPPVEEPVAPQPVMDTPIVVLNAAGIGGLAAEQAEELTTAGFTAVTTGNIEATTDDSVVYYASEDQKVTADLVAQTLGVATVTAGAPNGGTAITVVLVTDPDA; encoded by the coding sequence GTGAGCAAGGCGGAGTACTCCTATCCCGAGGACGAGTTCGACGTCCCCTCGAATCCCGACGTCCCCCGCGGGGTCCATCGCGCACCGCGGTCGGCGTGGAGCAGGTGGTGGCCGTTCGCCGTCGTTCTCGTCGTCGCTCCGGTGCTCGCGTTCACCCTGGTGAACCTGGCGGCGCGGGACGGCAACCTCCCGGCACTCCCCGGCACGTCGAACCCGGCGGTGGAGCCGTCACCCGAGGCGCCGACCGAGGGCGAGACCGCTGCGGAGACGCCGCCGGTCGAGGAGCCCGTCGCGCCCCAGCCCGTCATGGACACGCCGATCGTCGTGCTCAACGCCGCCGGGATCGGTGGCCTCGCCGCGGAGCAGGCGGAGGAGCTCACGACCGCCGGCTTCACCGCGGTCACCACGGGCAACATCGAGGCGACGACGGACGACTCGGTCGTCTACTACGCCTCCGAGGACCAGAAGGTGACGGCGGACCTGGTGGCGCAGACGCTCGGGGTGGCCACCGTGACGGCCGGCGCGCCCAACGGCGGCACCGCGATCACCGTCGTCCTGGTCACGGACCCGGACGCCTGA
- a CDS encoding glycoside hydrolase family 15 protein — MGAVTAARRARGTVVPVRRARHLHRSRRAGGLVGTALVVAATTALVATVPTGALATAPPATAAVFGPPNPAYATIPLYLEGLTTFPGGLRVPLAVGTDATFLPGTHVVDPAARTLQQVVAGAPWTGHGATASAAATVAQRQRAWLASGTVPGLGGPYEDMARAALLDLHTLQLPDGAAVAAWSQKWRYVWPRDASFVAVALARTGHVPDALEILGFLERVQSPDGSFQARYLPDGSGPPDERGIQTDGTGWALWSAGLVLAEIADPGERAAAATRLRPLLQRSTRHAMDLVAHDGLPPASPDYWEVPEDSLTLGTVAPLVAGLQQASELLVLTGDDALARDARDASVRTQAAVVRAFGGTGFARYAVGGHADAASAFLLPPFVTTAVPGVEEAWRASATTMLRPANGLAPGAGWRQDGVSWTPQTSLYAWVAAENGDRERAEGWLTFLDEHRTPSGSLPEKVLADGSPAAVAPLGWSAACVLLALDALESRPDAAG; from the coding sequence GTGGGCGCGGTCACTGCCGCTCGGCGTGCCCGCGGGACGGTCGTGCCCGTGCGCCGCGCGCGCCACCTGCACCGGTCCCGCCGCGCCGGTGGGCTGGTGGGCACGGCGCTCGTCGTGGCGGCGACCACCGCGCTCGTCGCCACCGTCCCCACCGGGGCGCTCGCGACGGCGCCCCCCGCCACCGCGGCCGTCTTCGGCCCGCCCAACCCCGCGTACGCGACGATCCCGCTGTACCTCGAGGGCCTGACCACGTTCCCCGGGGGGCTGCGGGTACCCCTCGCGGTCGGCACCGACGCCACGTTCCTGCCCGGCACGCACGTGGTCGACCCCGCGGCGAGGACCCTCCAGCAGGTCGTCGCCGGGGCGCCGTGGACGGGGCACGGCGCGACGGCGAGCGCGGCGGCCACGGTCGCGCAGCGCCAGCGCGCCTGGCTCGCCTCCGGCACCGTCCCCGGCCTCGGCGGGCCGTACGAGGACATGGCGCGCGCGGCGCTGCTCGACCTGCACACGCTCCAGCTCCCGGACGGCGCGGCCGTCGCCGCGTGGTCGCAGAAGTGGCGGTACGTCTGGCCGCGCGACGCGTCGTTCGTCGCCGTGGCGCTGGCCCGGACCGGCCACGTCCCGGACGCCCTGGAGATCCTCGGCTTCCTGGAGCGGGTGCAGTCTCCGGACGGCTCCTTCCAGGCGCGGTACCTCCCGGACGGTTCCGGGCCCCCGGACGAGCGCGGCATCCAGACGGACGGCACCGGCTGGGCGCTGTGGTCCGCCGGCCTCGTGCTCGCGGAGATCGCCGACCCCGGCGAGCGCGCCGCGGCGGCCACCCGGCTGCGCCCCCTCCTGCAGCGCTCCACCCGCCACGCGATGGACCTGGTCGCGCACGACGGCCTGCCGCCCGCCTCGCCCGACTACTGGGAGGTGCCCGAGGACTCCCTGACCCTGGGCACGGTGGCGCCGCTGGTCGCCGGCCTCCAGCAGGCGTCCGAGCTGCTCGTGCTGACCGGCGACGACGCGCTGGCCCGGGACGCCCGGGACGCGTCGGTCCGCACCCAGGCCGCCGTGGTCCGCGCGTTCGGCGGCACCGGGTTCGCCCGGTACGCGGTCGGCGGCCACGCCGACGCGGCGAGCGCGTTCCTGCTGCCGCCGTTCGTCACGACCGCGGTGCCGGGCGTCGAGGAGGCGTGGCGGGCGTCCGCGACCACGATGCTGCGTCCCGCCAACGGGCTCGCGCCGGGTGCGGGCTGGCGCCAGGACGGCGTCTCGTGGACGCCCCAGACCTCGCTGTACGCCTGGGTCGCGGCCGAGAACGGGGACCGGGAGCGCGCGGAGGGGTGGCTCACGTTCCTGGACGAGCACCGCACGCCGTCGGGGTCGCTGCCGGAGAAGGTCCTCGCGGACGGCTCGCCCGCGGCGGTGGCGCCTCTTGGCTGGAGCGCCGCGTGCGTGCTCCTCGCGCTCGACGCGCTGGAGTCCCGACCCGACGCCGCCGGGTGA
- the groL gene encoding chaperonin GroEL (60 kDa chaperone family; promotes refolding of misfolded polypeptides especially under stressful conditions; forms two stacked rings of heptamers to form a barrel-shaped 14mer; ends can be capped by GroES; misfolded proteins enter the barrel where they are refolded when GroES binds), which translates to MAKIIAFNEEARRGIERGLNILADTVKVTLGPKGRNVVLDKKWGAPTITNDGVSIAKEIDLEDPFEKIGAELVKEVAKKTDDVAGDGTTTATVLAQALVREGLRNVAAGANPIALKKGIEKAVEAVTAALLAQAKDVETKEEIAATAAISAGDQAIGDLIAEALDKVGKEGVITVEESSALGLELELTEGMRFDKGFLSAYFVTDPERQEAVLEDAYVLLVESKISNVKDLLPLLEKVIQAGKPLFIVAEDVEGEALATLVVNKIRGLFKSVAVKAPGFGDRRKAMLQDMAILTGGQVVSETVGLKLDTVGLEVLGTARKIVVTKDETTIVEGAGDNAQIQGRVSQIRAEIENSDSDYDREKLQERLAKLAGGVAVIKAGAATEVELKERKHRIEDAVRNAKAAVEEGIVAGGGVALIQAGKTAFEGLKLEGDEATGAAIVKLAIEAPLKQIAINAGLEGGVVAEKVRNLPVGHGLNAATNVYEDLLAAGVNDPVKVTRSALQNAASIAALFLTTEAVVADKPERNQAPAGGGGGEDFGGGF; encoded by the coding sequence ATGGCCAAGATCATTGCCTTCAACGAGGAAGCCCGTCGCGGCATCGAGCGGGGACTGAACATCCTCGCCGACACCGTCAAGGTGACCCTCGGCCCGAAGGGCCGCAACGTCGTCCTGGACAAGAAGTGGGGCGCCCCCACGATCACCAACGACGGCGTCTCCATCGCCAAGGAGATCGACCTCGAGGACCCCTTCGAGAAGATCGGTGCCGAGCTCGTCAAGGAGGTCGCCAAGAAGACGGACGACGTCGCAGGCGACGGCACCACCACCGCCACCGTGCTCGCCCAGGCGCTCGTGCGTGAGGGTCTGCGCAACGTTGCCGCCGGCGCCAACCCGATCGCGCTGAAGAAGGGCATCGAGAAGGCCGTCGAGGCCGTCACCGCTGCCCTGCTCGCGCAGGCGAAGGACGTCGAGACCAAGGAGGAGATCGCCGCCACGGCCGCCATCTCCGCCGGCGACCAGGCGATCGGCGACCTGATCGCCGAGGCGCTCGACAAGGTCGGCAAGGAAGGCGTCATCACCGTCGAGGAGTCCAGCGCGCTGGGCCTCGAGCTCGAGCTCACCGAGGGCATGCGCTTCGACAAGGGCTTCCTGTCGGCGTACTTCGTCACCGACCCGGAGCGCCAGGAGGCCGTCCTGGAGGACGCCTACGTCCTGCTCGTCGAGTCGAAGATCTCGAACGTCAAGGACCTGCTGCCGCTGCTGGAGAAGGTCATCCAGGCCGGCAAGCCGCTGTTCATCGTCGCGGAGGACGTCGAGGGCGAGGCCCTGGCCACGCTCGTCGTCAACAAGATCCGTGGCCTGTTCAAGTCGGTCGCCGTCAAGGCCCCCGGCTTCGGCGACCGCCGCAAGGCGATGCTGCAGGACATGGCCATCCTCACCGGCGGCCAGGTCGTCTCCGAGACCGTCGGTCTCAAGCTCGACACGGTCGGCCTCGAGGTCCTCGGTACGGCGCGCAAGATCGTCGTCACCAAGGACGAGACCACCATCGTCGAGGGTGCGGGCGACAACGCCCAGATCCAGGGCCGCGTCTCGCAGATCCGTGCCGAGATCGAGAACTCGGACTCGGACTACGACCGCGAGAAGCTCCAGGAGCGCCTCGCCAAGCTCGCCGGCGGCGTCGCCGTCATCAAGGCGGGCGCGGCCACCGAGGTCGAGCTCAAGGAGCGCAAGCACCGCATCGAGGACGCCGTCCGCAACGCCAAGGCGGCCGTCGAGGAGGGCATCGTCGCCGGTGGTGGCGTGGCGCTCATCCAGGCCGGCAAGACCGCGTTCGAGGGCCTCAAGCTCGAGGGCGACGAGGCGACCGGTGCTGCGATCGTGAAGCTCGCGATCGAGGCCCCGCTCAAGCAGATCGCCATCAACGCCGGTCTCGAGGGCGGCGTCGTCGCCGAGAAGGTGCGCAACCTCCCCGTCGGTCACGGCCTGAACGCCGCGACCAACGTCTACGAGGACCTGCTCGCCGCGGGCGTCAACGACCCGGTGAAGGTCACGCGCTCCGCCCTGCAGAACGCGGCGTCCATCGCCGCACTGTTCCTGACCACCGAGGCCGTCGTGGCCGACAAGCCGGAGCGCAACCAGGCCCCGGCCGGTGGCGGCGGTGGCGAGGACTTCGGCGGCGGGTTCTGA
- a CDS encoding OmpA family protein: protein MPHPARTTVRTSLSAVLAVLACVACSPDEPPVPPQTDRPSASPTPAAADPVTAEVVLGGEPMSLEIGPVAVTDDVGVLRIAGPADAQLQTGLWDVFISSSPGANGVRLVDLAEGTVATPARTANDRALATWVMSVGGPATDAAAEAAGEETQVQYVAFAAPTTATVGVLLPHGGGLVQGVPVTEAEDAGVLTIPVSEIHEDAVATAPVAALDTYSESAGGQVRTRSTEETVTVAIGSDVLFGVDSADLGPQSDAALTAAAQQVAAYDGGSLAVVGHTDDVADDAYNEALSERRAQAVADRLASIADLGAFDVSVEGRGESEPAARGTSDQERAVNRRVELVLTTLQEQATQTSEAPAGTLPETTGPVASGEGTVTIDSGNGVPVDIGVREVRRVGRFLVGSVEVSNTAGAQKADGSLFSAGPWGARGSLDAALLQAATNLTLVHGEQRFYPVDYLVGEERRSPLADRIVDGPEPGTTIRVTVVWPDPGTESVVVDSPAQRKEFTDTVSIDLGVQPFRITDVPVVEES from the coding sequence GTGCCCCACCCAGCCCGCACGACGGTCCGGACGTCGCTGTCCGCGGTCCTCGCCGTGCTCGCGTGCGTCGCGTGCAGCCCCGACGAGCCGCCGGTGCCGCCGCAGACCGACCGCCCGAGCGCCAGCCCGACGCCCGCCGCCGCGGACCCGGTGACGGCGGAGGTCGTGCTCGGGGGCGAGCCGATGTCCCTCGAGATCGGCCCGGTCGCGGTCACGGACGACGTCGGGGTGCTGCGGATCGCAGGTCCGGCCGACGCGCAGCTGCAGACCGGTCTCTGGGACGTGTTCATCTCGTCGAGCCCCGGCGCGAACGGTGTGCGACTCGTGGACCTGGCGGAGGGGACCGTCGCCACGCCGGCGCGCACGGCGAACGACAGGGCACTGGCCACGTGGGTGATGTCCGTGGGTGGCCCCGCGACGGACGCCGCCGCCGAGGCCGCGGGTGAGGAGACACAGGTGCAGTACGTCGCCTTCGCGGCGCCCACCACCGCGACCGTCGGCGTGCTGCTTCCCCATGGCGGCGGCCTGGTGCAGGGGGTGCCCGTCACCGAGGCGGAGGACGCTGGGGTGCTCACGATCCCGGTGTCCGAGATCCATGAGGATGCCGTGGCGACGGCGCCGGTCGCCGCCCTGGACACGTACAGCGAGTCGGCCGGCGGGCAGGTGCGGACCCGGAGCACGGAGGAGACCGTCACGGTGGCCATCGGCTCGGACGTGCTCTTCGGCGTCGACTCGGCCGACCTCGGGCCGCAGTCCGACGCTGCCCTGACGGCCGCCGCGCAGCAGGTCGCCGCGTACGACGGGGGATCCCTCGCGGTCGTCGGCCACACCGACGACGTCGCGGACGACGCCTACAACGAGGCCCTCTCGGAGCGCAGGGCGCAGGCCGTGGCGGACCGGCTCGCCTCGATCGCCGACCTCGGCGCGTTCGACGTGTCGGTGGAGGGCCGCGGCGAGAGCGAGCCGGCCGCCCGCGGGACGTCGGACCAGGAGCGCGCGGTCAACCGGCGGGTCGAGCTGGTGCTGACCACGCTGCAGGAGCAGGCGACGCAGACCTCGGAGGCCCCGGCGGGCACGCTGCCGGAGACGACCGGACCGGTGGCCTCCGGCGAGGGCACCGTGACCATCGACTCGGGCAACGGCGTGCCGGTCGACATCGGGGTTCGTGAGGTCCGCCGGGTCGGCAGGTTCCTCGTGGGGAGCGTGGAGGTCAGCAACACCGCGGGCGCGCAGAAGGCGGACGGCTCCCTCTTCTCGGCCGGCCCGTGGGGCGCCCGGGGCTCGCTGGACGCGGCGCTGCTGCAGGCCGCCACGAACCTCACCCTCGTGCACGGCGAGCAGCGGTTCTACCCCGTCGACTACCTGGTGGGCGAGGAGCGTCGCTCCCCGCTCGCCGACCGCATCGTCGACGGACCCGAGCCCGGCACGACGATCCGGGTGACGGTGGTCTGGCCCGACCCCGGGACGGAGTCGGTGGTCGTGGACTCCCCGGCGCAGCGCAAGGAGTTCACGGACACGGTCTCCATCGACCTGGGGGTGCAGCCGTTCCGGATCACCGACGTGCCGGTGGTCGAGGAGTCGTAG
- a CDS encoding pyridoxal phosphate-dependent aminotransferase produces the protein MPHLRPLDQSSKLKNVLYEIRGSALDEVVRLEAEGHTILRLNTGNPAAFGFEAPHQIVRDVIAAIPHAHGYTDSRGILSARRAVVTRYETEPGFPEIDVDDVYLGNGVSELITMVMQALLDEGDEVLIPSPDYPLWTAMTSLSDGVPVHYRCDESAGWEPDLEHIRSLVTPRTKAIVVINPNNPTGAVYSREVLEGIAAIAREHSLLLLSDEIYDRILFDGAKHIPMAAVAPDLLCLTFNGLSKTYRVAGYRSGWMVVTGPREHAAGFLEGITLLASTRLCPNVPAQHAVQAALGGIQSIDALVAPGGRLHEQRDVAWRGLTSIPGVDCVRPDGALYLFPRLDPDVHEIRDDARLVYDLLVSEHILLVQGTGFNWPTPDHLRIVTLPEARVLAEAVERMGNFLSSYRQ, from the coding sequence ATGCCGCACCTGCGCCCCCTCGACCAGTCGTCGAAGCTCAAGAACGTGCTCTACGAGATCCGGGGGTCCGCCCTGGACGAGGTGGTCCGGCTCGAGGCCGAGGGCCACACGATCCTGCGCCTGAACACCGGCAACCCCGCCGCGTTCGGGTTCGAGGCCCCGCACCAGATCGTGCGCGACGTCATCGCCGCGATCCCGCACGCGCACGGCTACACCGACTCGCGCGGGATCCTGTCCGCCCGCCGCGCCGTGGTCACGCGGTACGAGACGGAACCCGGCTTCCCGGAGATCGACGTCGACGACGTCTACCTGGGCAACGGCGTCTCCGAGCTCATCACGATGGTCATGCAGGCGCTCCTAGACGAGGGCGACGAGGTGCTCATCCCGTCGCCCGACTACCCCCTGTGGACCGCGATGACCTCGCTGTCCGACGGGGTGCCCGTGCACTACCGCTGCGACGAGTCCGCCGGCTGGGAGCCCGACCTGGAGCACATCCGGTCGCTGGTCACCCCCCGGACCAAGGCGATCGTCGTGATCAACCCGAACAACCCCACGGGCGCCGTCTACTCGCGCGAGGTGCTGGAGGGGATCGCGGCGATCGCCCGAGAGCACAGCCTCCTGCTGCTGTCCGACGAGATCTACGACCGCATCCTGTTCGACGGCGCCAAGCACATCCCCATGGCCGCGGTGGCCCCCGACCTGCTGTGCCTGACGTTCAACGGCCTGTCCAAGACGTACCGCGTGGCCGGCTACCGGTCGGGCTGGATGGTCGTCACGGGCCCGCGGGAGCACGCGGCCGGGTTCCTCGAGGGCATCACCCTGCTCGCCTCGACCCGGCTGTGCCCCAACGTGCCCGCCCAGCACGCGGTGCAGGCCGCGCTCGGCGGGATCCAGAGCATCGACGCACTCGTCGCGCCCGGCGGCCGGCTGCACGAGCAGCGCGACGTCGCGTGGCGCGGGCTGACCTCGATCCCCGGGGTCGACTGCGTCCGCCCCGACGGCGCCCTGTACCTGTTCCCGCGGCTCGACCCGGACGTGCACGAGATCCGCGACGACGCCCGCCTGGTCTACGACCTGCTGGTCAGCGAGCACATCCTGCTGGTGCAGGGCACCGGCTTCAACTGGCCCACCCCCGACCACCTGCGCATCGTCACGCTGCCGGAGGCGCGGGTCCTGGCCGAGGCCGTGGAGCGCATGGGCAACTTCCTGTCCAGCTACCGGCAGTGA
- the urtA gene encoding urea ABC transporter substrate-binding protein gives MTRFRTRALALPAAALAVTLGVAGCGARTSDDPGADSSASSASCVDTSGDTVKIGFLNSLSGTMAISEQTVRDSLDLAAEEINAGGGVLGKQLEIVAEDGASEPTVFAEKAEKLISSDCVAAVFGGWTSSSRKAMLPVFEAKDSLLFYPVQYEGLEASPNIFYTGATTNQQILPGMEYLKEQGKTKVFLVGSDYVFPRTANKEIVAWAGANDVEIVGEEYAPLGHTDFATIVNKLKGSGADAVFNTLNGDSNVAFFKEYKNVGLAADTLPVVSVSIAEEEVGGIGIDNIVGQLTAWNYYQTVESPENTTFVQAFKAKFGDDRVTSDPMEAAYTSLYLWKGMVEKAESFDVAAVQEAADGVTFDAPEGTVTVNGDNHHIAKTALIGKIGPDGLIYTEWSSDGPIEPDPFLEGYDWAEGLS, from the coding sequence TTGACCAGATTCCGCACGCGCGCTCTCGCCCTCCCGGCGGCCGCCCTGGCCGTCACCCTCGGCGTCGCCGGCTGTGGCGCCCGCACCTCCGACGACCCGGGCGCCGACAGCTCGGCGTCGTCGGCGTCCTGCGTCGACACGTCGGGCGACACCGTCAAGATCGGCTTCCTCAACTCGCTGTCCGGCACCATGGCGATCTCCGAGCAGACGGTTCGGGACTCCCTCGACCTGGCCGCCGAGGAGATCAACGCCGGCGGCGGCGTGCTGGGCAAGCAGCTCGAGATCGTCGCGGAGGACGGCGCCTCCGAGCCCACCGTGTTCGCCGAGAAGGCCGAGAAGCTCATCTCGTCCGACTGCGTCGCCGCGGTGTTCGGCGGCTGGACGTCCTCGTCGCGCAAGGCGATGCTCCCCGTCTTCGAGGCCAAGGACTCCCTGCTCTTCTACCCGGTCCAGTACGAGGGCCTGGAGGCGTCGCCGAACATCTTCTACACGGGCGCGACGACCAACCAGCAGATCCTGCCCGGCATGGAGTACCTCAAGGAGCAGGGCAAGACGAAGGTCTTCCTGGTCGGGTCCGACTACGTCTTCCCGCGCACGGCCAACAAGGAGATCGTCGCCTGGGCCGGTGCCAACGACGTCGAGATCGTCGGTGAGGAGTACGCCCCGCTCGGGCACACCGACTTCGCCACGATCGTGAACAAGCTCAAGGGCTCGGGCGCCGACGCGGTGTTCAACACCCTCAACGGCGACTCCAACGTCGCGTTCTTCAAGGAGTACAAGAACGTCGGCCTGGCCGCGGACACGCTGCCCGTCGTCTCGGTGTCCATCGCCGAGGAGGAGGTCGGTGGCATCGGCATCGACAACATCGTCGGCCAGCTCACCGCGTGGAACTACTACCAGACGGTCGAGAGCCCCGAGAACACCACGTTCGTCCAGGCGTTCAAGGCCAAGTTCGGCGACGACCGCGTGACGTCCGACCCGATGGAGGCGGCCTACACGTCGCTCTACCTGTGGAAGGGCATGGTCGAGAAGGCGGAGTCGTTCGACGTCGCCGCCGTGCAGGAGGCCGCCGACGGCGTGACCTTCGACGCCCCCGAGGGCACGGTCACGGTCAACGGCGACAACCACCACATCGCCAAGACCGCGCTCATCGGCAAGATCGGCCCGGACGGGCTCATCTACACCGAGTGGTCGTCGGACGGCCCCATCGAGCCCGACCCGTTCCTCGAGGGCTACGACTGGGCCGAGGGCCTCTCCTGA
- the urtB gene encoding urea ABC transporter permease subunit UrtB, whose protein sequence is MDALVSQLFAGLSLGSVLLLAALGLALTFGQMGVINMAHGEFMMAGAYTAFVVQKVVADAGVSLLVSLLIGFLVGGLLGLVLEITLISRMYTRPLDTLLVTFGVALVLQQLARDVFGAPNVDVRAPAWLSGAVQILGVGIPRTRLFILALALLCVLALSLVLKLSPLGRRIRATVQNRDLAETSGISTRATDRLTFFVGSGVAGVAGVALTLLGSVGPTLGTNYIVDAFLVVVVGGIGQLKGAVIAAFGLGLLQAGFEYSTTASIAKVLLFVVIVAFLQVRPQGLVSVRTRSLA, encoded by the coding sequence ATGGACGCCCTCGTCTCACAGCTCTTCGCGGGCCTCAGCCTGGGCTCGGTGCTGCTGCTCGCGGCGCTCGGCCTGGCGCTGACGTTCGGTCAGATGGGCGTCATCAACATGGCGCACGGCGAGTTCATGATGGCCGGCGCGTACACGGCGTTCGTCGTGCAGAAGGTCGTCGCCGACGCGGGGGTGTCCCTGCTGGTCTCGCTCCTCATCGGGTTCCTCGTCGGCGGTCTGCTGGGCCTGGTCCTGGAGATCACGCTCATCTCGCGGATGTACACGCGGCCGCTCGACACGCTGTTGGTCACGTTCGGCGTCGCGCTGGTGCTCCAGCAGCTGGCCCGCGACGTGTTCGGCGCCCCGAACGTCGACGTGCGTGCCCCCGCGTGGTTGTCCGGCGCGGTGCAGATCCTGGGCGTCGGGATCCCCAGGACCCGGCTGTTCATCCTGGCGCTGGCCCTGCTGTGCGTGCTCGCCCTGTCCCTCGTGCTCAAGCTCAGCCCGCTCGGGCGTCGCATCCGCGCCACGGTGCAGAACCGCGACCTGGCCGAGACGTCCGGCATCTCGACGCGTGCGACCGACCGGCTGACGTTCTTCGTCGGCTCCGGCGTGGCCGGCGTCGCGGGCGTGGCGCTCACCCTGCTCGGGTCGGTCGGCCCGACGCTGGGCACCAACTACATCGTCGACGCGTTCCTCGTGGTGGTCGTCGGCGGCATCGGCCAGCTCAAGGGCGCCGTGATCGCGGCGTTCGGCCTCGGGCTGCTGCAGGCCGGCTTCGAGTACTCGACGACCGCGAGCATCGCGAAGGTCCTGCTGTTCGTCGTCATCGTCGCGTTCCTGCAGGTCCGGCCGCAGGGACTCGTCTCGGTGCGCACGCGGAGCCTGGCGTGA